A stretch of DNA from Streptomyces xanthii:
CGCCCCAGCTCCGCCAGCGACCTGACCTCGGGCCCGCCCATGTCCGGCACACGCCCGGCCGGCCCCGAAACCGCCAGCTCCGCCAACCGCTCCGCGACCTCCGCCACCTCGACCGGCTGATCATCGACCCCCGCCGGCAACAGCATCACGGGCAGCCGCGCCGCCCCCGCCAGAACGTCCCGCACCAGCTCGTGGAACTGCGTCGCCCGCAGCACCGTCCAGCCGAGCCCGGACGCCTCGATCATCCGCTCCACCGCCCACTTCTCCCGGTAGTAGCGCAGCGGGACCCGGTCGACGCCGACGATCGAGATGTAGAGCAGGTGCGGGACGCCCGCCCGCCGCGCCGCCTCGATCAGATGCGCGGCCGCCTTCTCGTCCCCGCCGCGCGGCGACGAGGCGCAGTGCACGATCACGTCCGCGCCGGTCACCGCCCGCTCGAGCGCGGGACCGCCCTCGCGCAGGTCCACCGCGTACGGCCGCGCGTGCCGGCTGAGCACCCGCACCTCGTGCCCCGCCTCGGAGAGCCGCTCGTGGACGAGCCGCCCCAGCGTGCCCGTGCCGCCGGTCACCAGGATCGTGGTCATCGCTCCATCAGCCCCTTCGGACGTCGGCGCCCCC
This window harbors:
- a CDS encoding SDR family oxidoreductase — encoded protein: MTTILVTGGTGTLGRLVHERLSEAGHEVRVLSRHARPYAVDLREGGPALERAVTGADVIVHCASSPRGGDEKAAAHLIEAARRAGVPHLLYISIVGVDRVPLRYYREKWAVERMIEASGLGWTVLRATQFHELVRDVLAGAARLPVMLLPAGVDDQPVEVAEVAERLAELAVSGPAGRVPDMGGPEVRSLAELGRVYLGAVGKRRLVVSVPLFGRVYRAFRAGGHLAPGHSVGRRTFSEFLSEG